One segment of Variovorax sp. PAMC28562 DNA contains the following:
- a CDS encoding formate/nitrite transporter family protein, which translates to MAYLAPAEFVTKMVDAGESKLLMSTRDTLIRSYMAGAILALAAAFAVTITVNTGNALVGAMLFPVGFIMLYLMGFDLLTGVFTLAPLAVLDKRPGATWAGVLRNWGLVFVGNFAGALTVAVFMAIIFTFGFSEAPNAIGERLGHIGEGRTLGYQAHGAAGMLTLFIRGVMCNWMVSTGVVAAMMSTTVSGKAIGMWMPVMIFFYMGFEHSIVNMFLFPTGLMLGGKFTLMDYFIWNEIPTVLGNLVGGLTFVGLTLYSTHYKTAPKRVVR; encoded by the coding sequence ATGGCCTATCTAGCCCCTGCCGAGTTCGTGACCAAGATGGTCGATGCCGGCGAATCCAAGCTCCTCATGTCGACCCGCGACACGCTGATTCGCTCGTACATGGCCGGCGCCATCCTGGCGTTGGCAGCAGCTTTTGCCGTCACCATTACCGTCAACACGGGCAACGCGCTGGTCGGTGCGATGCTGTTCCCGGTCGGTTTCATCATGCTGTACCTGATGGGCTTCGACCTGCTCACCGGGGTGTTCACGCTCGCGCCGCTGGCCGTGCTGGACAAGCGTCCCGGGGCCACCTGGGCCGGCGTGCTGCGCAACTGGGGCCTGGTGTTCGTCGGCAACTTTGCAGGCGCACTGACGGTCGCGGTGTTCATGGCGATCATCTTCACCTTCGGCTTCAGCGAGGCCCCCAACGCCATCGGCGAGCGGCTCGGCCACATCGGCGAAGGCCGCACGCTGGGCTATCAGGCGCACGGCGCTGCCGGCATGCTGACGCTGTTCATCCGCGGCGTGATGTGCAACTGGATGGTGTCGACCGGCGTCGTCGCCGCCATGATGTCGACCACCGTGTCGGGCAAGGCGATCGGCATGTGGATGCCGGTGATGATCTTTTTCTACATGGGCTTCGAGCATTCCATCGTCAACATGTTCCTTTTCCCCACCGGCTTGATGTTGGGCGGCAAATTCACCCTGATGGACTACTTCATCTGGAACGAGATCCCGACGGTGCTGGGCAATCTGGTCGGCGGACTGACCTTCGTCGGCCTGACGCTCTACTCGACGCACTACAAGACGGCGCCCAAGCGCGTCGTGCGCTGA
- a CDS encoding bifunctional protein-serine/threonine kinase/phosphatase has translation MRKTLRVTLGQHSLAGIKSVNQDFHGAMLPEGALRTSKGIAVAMADGIGSSRVSQVASAAAVRGFLDDYYATSDAWSVRRSAQRVLSATNSWLHAQTMRSDARFDKDSGYVCTFSALIFKGRDVHMLHVGDARIYRLHPHALEQLTEDHRVHLSSVESYLGRALGADSNVDIDYSDWAAEVGEIYLLATDGAYAHLDAEAVHDALARCGDDFDEAARLLVIAARDKGSDDDATVQLLRIDELPAADAAQLQLQRQALAISPPLAPRASFEGFTLVRELQVSARSHVHLAVDDATGQQVVLKLPSVDMREDTDYLDRFVLEEWVARRVDSPHVLKASAIDRPRDHLYVAMEYVEGQTLAQWMVDHPKPGLDSVRGLIEQLALGLQALHGREMLHQDLRPENVMIDRTGTVKIIDLASAHVAGLAESAGARDALVIVGTLQYTAPEYFVGHGGSVRSDLFSLAVIAYQMLTGQLPYGLHASRVRSPADVARLRYLPVRHFRPDLPAWIDAVMQKALHPSPAKRQEAVSEFAHDLRAPGQEFLQMRTLPLIERHPVRFWQCTTGLLVVIVVVLLGLHVLGH, from the coding sequence TTGCGCAAGACATTGCGGGTCACGCTCGGTCAGCACTCGCTGGCCGGTATCAAGTCCGTCAACCAGGACTTTCATGGCGCGATGCTGCCGGAGGGGGCGCTGCGAACGTCCAAAGGCATCGCGGTGGCGATGGCCGACGGCATCGGCTCCAGCCGCGTCAGCCAGGTCGCCAGCGCGGCGGCGGTGCGCGGCTTTCTCGACGACTACTACGCGACCTCCGATGCCTGGTCCGTGCGCCGCTCGGCCCAACGCGTACTGAGCGCCACCAACTCGTGGCTGCACGCGCAGACGATGCGCAGCGACGCCCGCTTCGACAAGGACAGCGGCTATGTCTGCACCTTCAGCGCGCTCATCTTCAAGGGCCGCGACGTGCACATGCTGCACGTGGGCGACGCGCGCATCTATCGGCTGCATCCGCACGCGCTGGAGCAACTCACCGAAGACCATCGCGTTCACCTGTCGTCGGTCGAGTCGTACCTGGGGCGGGCGCTGGGCGCCGACTCGAACGTCGACATCGACTACAGCGACTGGGCCGCCGAGGTCGGCGAGATCTACTTGCTGGCGACCGATGGCGCCTATGCCCATCTGGACGCGGAAGCCGTGCACGACGCGCTCGCCCGGTGCGGCGACGACTTCGACGAAGCGGCTCGGCTGCTGGTGATTGCAGCCCGGGACAAGGGCAGCGACGACGATGCCACCGTGCAGCTGTTGCGCATCGACGAACTCCCGGCCGCCGACGCCGCGCAGCTGCAGTTGCAGCGGCAGGCCCTTGCCATATCGCCGCCGTTGGCGCCACGGGCGAGCTTCGAAGGCTTCACGCTCGTGCGCGAACTGCAGGTGAGTGCGCGCAGCCATGTGCACCTTGCCGTGGACGACGCCACCGGGCAGCAAGTGGTGCTCAAGCTGCCTTCTGTCGACATGCGCGAAGACACCGACTACCTCGACCGTTTCGTGCTCGAAGAGTGGGTGGCGCGGCGCGTCGACAGCCCGCATGTTCTGAAGGCGAGCGCCATCGACCGGCCGCGCGACCATCTGTACGTCGCGATGGAGTACGTCGAAGGCCAGACGCTGGCGCAGTGGATGGTCGACCACCCGAAGCCGGGGCTGGACAGCGTGCGTGGCCTCATCGAGCAACTGGCGCTGGGGCTGCAGGCGCTGCATGGCCGGGAAATGCTGCACCAGGACCTTCGCCCGGAGAACGTGATGATCGACCGCACCGGCACGGTCAAGATCATCGACCTCGCTTCGGCCCACGTGGCGGGCCTGGCCGAGAGCGCCGGCGCGCGCGATGCGCTCGTCATCGTCGGAACCTTGCAGTACACGGCGCCCGAATACTTCGTCGGGCATGGCGGTAGCGTTCGCTCCGATCTGTTTTCTTTGGCCGTCATCGCCTACCAGATGCTCACGGGGCAACTGCCGTACGGCCTGCACGCATCGCGGGTCCGTTCACCTGCCGACGTCGCTCGGTTGCGCTACCTGCCGGTGCGCCACTTCCGGCCCGACCTGCCCGCATGGATCGATGCCGTGATGCAAAAGGCACTGCACCCCAGCCCTGCGAAGCGGCAAGAGGCTGTATCCGAATTCGCACACGACCTTCGCGCGCCCGGACAGGAGTTTTTGCAGATGCGAACCTTGCCGCTCATCGAAAGACACCCGGTGCGGTTCTGGCAATGCACCACCGGGCTGCTGGTTGTTATCGTTGTCGTTTTGCTGGGCCTGCACGTTTTGGGGCACTGA
- a CDS encoding ROK family protein, whose protein sequence is MPRVNGAGESAQEAGRLRPRGSSQGGLRQYNERVVLQAIRNHGALPGAALARLTQLTPQTISLITKRLIEDGLLLRGALLRGKVGQPSVPLALNPDGAFSIGIKLGRRSLDMLLVDFTGAVRARRSLAYDYPTPEAVFEEIALRLAEFRGLLGASGLERLQGIGIAAPLSLGGWQALMGVDAKRALAWNRTDVRAKVAELSGLPVTFVKDTAAACVAELVAGRGRSVRSFVYVFVDTFIGGGLVIDSHLQGGLNGNAGAVGSLALNRAAPGDTAAPAQLLSVASLITLERLYEAAKLDPAAVADDRALQAPWRAITQQWLDEAAYAIVFAIHGAACLLDLEGVIVDGSFSRDMLAAMLDAIDKAKGRYNWEGVECPEVLPGTTGSDARALGGALLPLHANFAPDRDLFLKLDKTST, encoded by the coding sequence ATGCCTCGCGTGAACGGGGCGGGTGAGTCCGCACAAGAGGCGGGCCGGCTGCGCCCTCGCGGGTCGAGCCAGGGCGGGCTGAGGCAATACAACGAGCGCGTGGTGCTGCAGGCGATCCGCAACCACGGCGCCCTCCCCGGCGCGGCGCTGGCACGCCTCACGCAACTCACGCCGCAGACCATTTCGCTCATCACCAAGCGCCTGATCGAAGACGGGCTGCTGCTGCGCGGCGCCTTGCTGCGCGGCAAAGTCGGGCAGCCGTCGGTGCCGCTGGCACTGAATCCGGACGGCGCGTTTTCCATCGGTATCAAGCTCGGGCGGCGCAGCCTCGACATGCTGCTGGTCGACTTCACCGGCGCGGTGCGTGCGCGTCGCAGCCTGGCCTACGACTACCCGACGCCGGAGGCGGTGTTCGAAGAAATCGCCCTGCGGCTGGCGGAGTTTCGCGGGCTGCTCGGTGCGTCCGGGCTGGAGCGATTGCAGGGCATCGGCATCGCGGCGCCGTTGTCGCTCGGCGGCTGGCAGGCGCTGATGGGGGTCGATGCCAAACGCGCGCTGGCCTGGAACCGTACCGACGTGCGCGCCAAGGTCGCGGAGCTTTCGGGGTTGCCCGTGACTTTCGTCAAGGACACGGCGGCAGCATGTGTCGCCGAGCTGGTGGCGGGTCGCGGCCGGAGCGTGCGCAGCTTCGTCTACGTCTTCGTGGACACCTTCATCGGCGGTGGCCTGGTCATCGACAGCCATCTGCAGGGCGGGCTCAACGGCAATGCGGGCGCGGTGGGTTCACTGGCGCTGAATCGTGCGGCGCCGGGCGACACAGCCGCGCCAGCGCAGTTGCTGAGCGTGGCTTCGCTCATCACGCTGGAGCGCTTGTACGAGGCCGCCAAGCTCGACCCCGCCGCTGTCGCTGACGACCGCGCGTTGCAGGCGCCGTGGCGCGCCATCACGCAGCAGTGGCTCGACGAAGCGGCCTACGCGATCGTCTTTGCGATCCACGGCGCGGCGTGCCTGCTCGACCTGGAAGGCGTGATCGTCGATGGTTCGTTCAGCCGCGACATGCTGGCCGCCATGCTCGACGCCATCGACAAGGCGAAAGGCCGCTACAACTGGGAAGGCGTCGAATGCCCCGAGGTGCTGCCTGGCACCACCGGCTCGGACGCGCGCGCGCTGGGCGGCGCGTTGCTGCCGCTGCACGCCAACTTCGCGCCGGACCGCGATCTGTTTCTCAAGCTCGACAAGACGTCGACCTGA
- the nirD gene encoding nitrite reductase small subunit NirD: MTTETLHWTAVCAATDILPDTGVCALVDGVHVAIFHIGSLQQFFAIDNVEPKSRASVLSRGLVGSLGDRIVVASPLYKNHFDLRNGECIESPEYSVRAHAVRIEQGSVQVALA; encoded by the coding sequence ATGACCACTGAAACTCTCCACTGGACTGCCGTGTGCGCGGCCACCGACATCCTGCCCGACACCGGCGTGTGCGCGCTGGTCGACGGGGTGCACGTCGCGATCTTTCACATCGGCTCGCTGCAACAGTTTTTCGCCATCGACAACGTCGAACCCAAGTCGCGGGCCAGCGTGCTGTCGCGCGGTCTGGTGGGCAGCCTGGGCGATCGCATCGTCGTCGCGTCGCCGCTCTACAAGAACCACTTCGACCTGCGCAACGGCGAATGCATCGAATCCCCGGAGTACTCGGTGCGCGCCCATGCGGTGCGCATCGAACAAGGCAGCGTGCAGGTCGCACTGGCCTGA
- a CDS encoding nucleoside/nucleotide kinase family protein, with protein sequence MSTATPTMPSALPSVSVPRRFLEHVQDLLADGQRKILGLVGPPGAGKSTLAVALQREFAALSQVVPMDGFHFANIELRRLGRANRKGAPDTFDTGGYLSLLQRLRQQDKGEIVYAPEFRRDLEEPIAGAIAVHAKTQLVITEGNYLLHDEGAWASIAGLLDEVWFVDVDDGLRNDRLVQRHQQFGRSHEAALAWVAGTDEPNARLIDATKTRADLLFSWGE encoded by the coding sequence ATGTCGACAGCGACCCCCACGATGCCATCTGCTCTTCCTTCGGTTTCCGTGCCACGGCGTTTCCTGGAGCACGTGCAAGACCTGCTGGCCGACGGGCAACGAAAAATACTGGGCCTCGTCGGACCACCGGGTGCCGGCAAGTCCACGCTGGCCGTCGCGTTGCAACGCGAGTTCGCAGCGCTGTCGCAAGTGGTGCCGATGGATGGTTTCCACTTCGCCAACATCGAACTGCGGCGCCTCGGCCGCGCCAACAGGAAGGGCGCACCCGACACTTTCGATACGGGTGGCTACCTGAGCTTGTTGCAGCGGCTGCGTCAGCAAGACAAGGGCGAGATCGTCTATGCGCCGGAGTTTCGCCGCGACCTCGAAGAGCCGATCGCCGGCGCCATCGCGGTTCATGCCAAAACGCAACTGGTCATCACCGAAGGCAACTACCTGCTGCACGACGAAGGCGCCTGGGCCAGCATCGCGGGGCTGCTCGACGAAGTCTGGTTCGTCGATGTCGACGACGGGCTGCGAAACGATCGACTCGTACAGCGGCACCAGCAGTTCGGCCGCAGCCACGAAGCGGCACTCGCCTGGGTCGCCGGCACCGACGAACCCAACGCACGCCTGATCGACGCCACGAAAACGCGCGCCGACCTCTTATTCAGCTGGGGCGAATGA
- the nirB gene encoding nitrite reductase large subunit NirB: protein MKIAVIGHGMVGHKFLEQLHALGIADAQVTVLCEEPRPAYDRVHLSEFFAGKTAEDLSLVEPGFFERTGFTLRLAARAVAIERRDNTVTTADGEVVHYDKLVLATGSSPFVPPVPGRDRPNCFVYRTIEDLEAMKECGARSKTGVVVGGGLLGLECAKALRDMGLETHVVEFAPRLMAVQVDEGGGRALRNSIEALGLHVHTGRNTVEIVDGATARHRMVFADGTWLETDMIVFSAGIRPRDELARQSVLAIGARGGIAVDTHCRTSDRNVYAIGECAAWNDQTFGLVAPGYDMARVAAKHIAGQDDAAFTGADMSTKLKLMGVDVASIGDAHGKTPKSRAYQYINEHKQIYKKIVVSEDGKQLLGAVLVGDAAEYGTLLQLALNGITLPADPEFLILPSSDGKARPGLGVEALPDSAQICSCNDVSKGQICAAVGEGVCTAAGMKACTKAGASCGGCVPLVTQVMKMEMAKRGMAVNNHLCEHFAYSRQELYHLVRVGEIKTFADLLAQHGKGLGCDICKPTAASVFASCWNDFVLKKDLASLQDSNDYFLGNIQKDGSYSVVPRMPGGEVTADGLIAVGQVAKKYGLYTKITGGQRVDLFGARVEQLPPIWEELIAAGFESGHAYGKSLRTVKSCVGSTWCRYGVDDSMGMAIELENRYKGLRTPHKIKFGVSGCTRECAEAQSKDVGIIATEKGWNLYVCGNGGMKPRHAELIASDLSKAELVRLVDRFLMFYVHTADRLQRTSTWRDNLEGGLDYLKDVLIQDTLGLGAQLEAEMQHVVDTYQCEWKTAVNDPATRQRFRSFVNSDKKDEHIVFVEERGQIRPARAEEREAEAETSGANSTATA, encoded by the coding sequence ATGAAAATCGCAGTGATTGGCCACGGCATGGTGGGCCACAAATTTCTCGAACAGCTCCATGCGCTCGGCATCGCCGATGCACAGGTCACGGTGCTGTGCGAGGAGCCGCGCCCGGCCTACGACCGGGTTCATCTCTCTGAATTTTTTGCCGGCAAGACGGCTGAAGATCTGTCTCTGGTCGAGCCGGGCTTCTTCGAGCGCACCGGCTTCACCTTGCGACTGGCGGCTCGCGCAGTGGCCATCGAGCGCCGCGACAACACCGTCACCACCGCCGACGGCGAGGTGGTGCACTACGACAAGCTGGTGCTGGCCACGGGGTCGTCGCCCTTCGTGCCACCGGTGCCCGGCCGCGACCGCCCCAACTGCTTCGTCTATCGCACCATCGAAGACTTGGAAGCGATGAAGGAATGTGGCGCCCGCTCGAAGACCGGCGTGGTCGTGGGCGGCGGCTTGCTGGGACTCGAATGCGCCAAGGCGCTGCGCGACATGGGCCTGGAAACGCACGTCGTCGAATTTGCGCCGCGCCTGATGGCGGTGCAGGTCGACGAGGGCGGTGGCCGCGCGTTGCGCAACAGCATCGAGGCGCTCGGCCTGCACGTGCACACCGGCCGCAACACGGTCGAGATCGTCGACGGCGCGACCGCACGGCACCGCATGGTGTTCGCCGACGGCACCTGGCTGGAGACCGACATGATCGTGTTCTCCGCCGGCATTCGTCCGCGCGACGAATTGGCGCGGCAGAGCGTGCTGGCAATCGGCGCGCGGGGCGGCATCGCGGTCGACACCCATTGCCGCACCAGCGACCGCAACGTCTACGCCATCGGCGAATGCGCGGCGTGGAACGACCAGACCTTCGGCCTGGTGGCACCGGGCTACGACATGGCGCGCGTGGCCGCCAAGCACATCGCCGGGCAGGACGACGCCGCCTTTACCGGCGCCGACATGAGCACCAAACTCAAGCTGATGGGCGTCGATGTGGCGAGCATCGGCGACGCGCACGGCAAGACGCCGAAGTCGCGCGCCTACCAGTACATCAACGAGCACAAGCAGATCTACAAGAAGATCGTGGTCAGCGAAGACGGCAAGCAACTGCTGGGCGCGGTGCTGGTCGGCGATGCGGCCGAGTACGGCACCCTGCTGCAACTCGCGCTCAACGGCATCACGCTGCCGGCCGATCCGGAGTTCTTGATCCTGCCGTCGAGCGACGGCAAGGCCAGGCCCGGGCTCGGCGTGGAGGCGCTGCCCGACAGCGCCCAGATCTGCTCGTGCAACGACGTCAGCAAGGGTCAGATCTGCGCGGCGGTGGGCGAGGGCGTCTGCACCGCCGCCGGCATGAAGGCCTGCACCAAGGCTGGCGCTTCTTGCGGCGGCTGCGTGCCGCTGGTCACGCAGGTCATGAAGATGGAGATGGCAAAGCGCGGCATGGCGGTCAACAACCACCTGTGCGAACACTTCGCGTATTCGCGCCAGGAGCTGTATCACCTGGTGCGCGTCGGCGAGATCAAGACCTTCGCCGATCTGCTGGCCCAACACGGCAAGGGCCTGGGTTGCGACATCTGCAAGCCGACGGCCGCCAGTGTTTTCGCTTCGTGCTGGAACGACTTCGTCTTGAAGAAAGACTTGGCGAGCCTGCAGGACAGCAACGACTATTTCCTTGGCAACATCCAGAAAGACGGCAGCTATTCGGTGGTGCCTCGCATGCCGGGCGGCGAGGTCACGGCAGACGGCCTGATCGCCGTCGGCCAGGTCGCAAAGAAATACGGCCTGTACACCAAGATCACCGGCGGCCAGCGTGTGGATTTGTTCGGTGCGCGCGTCGAACAGCTGCCGCCGATCTGGGAAGAACTGATCGCCGCCGGCTTCGAGTCCGGCCATGCTTATGGCAAGTCGTTGCGCACGGTGAAGAGCTGCGTCGGCTCGACCTGGTGCCGCTACGGCGTGGACGACAGCATGGGCATGGCGATCGAACTGGAGAACCGCTACAAGGGTCTGCGCACGCCGCACAAGATCAAGTTCGGCGTGTCGGGTTGCACCCGCGAATGCGCCGAGGCACAGAGCAAGGACGTCGGCATCATCGCCACCGAAAAGGGCTGGAACCTCTATGTGTGCGGCAACGGCGGCATGAAGCCGCGCCACGCGGAGTTGATCGCGTCCGACCTGAGCAAGGCCGAGCTGGTCAGGCTGGTCGACCGCTTTTTGATGTTCTACGTGCACACCGCCGACAGGCTGCAGCGCACCAGCACCTGGCGCGACAACCTCGAAGGTGGGCTCGACTACCTGAAGGACGTGCTCATTCAGGACACGCTGGGGCTCGGCGCCCAACTCGAAGCCGAGATGCAGCACGTGGTCGACACCTACCAGTGCGAGTGGAAGACGGCCGTCAACGACCCGGCCACGCGCCAGCGCTTTCGCTCCTTCGTCAACAGCGACAAGAAGGACGAGCACATCGTGTTCGTGGAAGAGCGCGGCCAGATCCGGCCGGCTCGTGCCGAAGAGCGCGAAGCGGAGGCCGAAACCTCTGGCGCCAACTCCACCGCCACCGCCTGA
- a CDS encoding DUF3606 domain-containing protein: protein MTQSDDVVASTDPGQANSGQAVDVTQIAAVEQWTQRLGVSEEALRLAVAEVGTSAEEVRTHLGVS from the coding sequence ATGACTCAGTCCGATGACGTTGTCGCGTCGACAGATCCCGGCCAGGCAAATTCCGGCCAGGCGGTCGATGTGACACAGATCGCTGCGGTCGAGCAATGGACTCAGCGGCTCGGCGTATCCGAGGAGGCGCTGCGTCTTGCAGTCGCGGAAGTCGGCACCTCCGCAGAAGAAGTGCGAACGCATCTCGGCGTGAGCTGA